ACCCAAAGCTTCCTGTACAGAGATCTCCATCAAACGGATGTTCTCATCAAAGTCGGGCTTGCTTTCTGTCTTTCTCAGCCCTCTGGCGATGTAGAGGTACAGTTTCTCCGAGGTGTACCCTGGAGTAGTGAAGAATGTGAGCACTCTCTCCATCGTATCCGCAAGATACCCGGTCTCCTCAAGGAGTTCGCGCCTGGCTGTGTCATCTGGATCCTCACCTTCTTCAAGCCTCCCCGCTGGTATCTCAATCAGGATTTCTTCAGCCGGATATCTATACTGTTCTTCAAGAACTATCCTTCCGTCGTCCAACAACGGCACGAGCCCCACGGCACCATTGTGTCTCACTACTTCTCTGCTCGTCTTCCTTCCGGAGGGCAGTTCTACCTCATCA
This genomic interval from candidate division TA06 bacterium contains the following:
- a CDS encoding NUDIX hydrolase, which translates into the protein MNQMKEKKLSSKTVYSGRVFDVLVDEVELPSGRKTSREVVRHNGAVGLVPLLDDGRIVLEEQYRYPAEEILIEIPAGRLEEGEDPDDTARRELLEETGYLADTMERVLTFFTTPGYTSEKLYLYIARGLRKTESKPDFDENIRLMEISVQEALGLIKKGKIKDGKTIVALLYCKELVSCD